The Sardina pilchardus chromosome 24, fSarPil1.1, whole genome shotgun sequence nucleotide sequence AAACCGGGTGAATCTCCGAGACTGCGCTATCGACTACGGTTAATTACAAAGCCTATGAATTCTGATCTGTTCAACAGTTAGCTGGGGCAGAGGCAGTGCTAGCAGACACTGTGTTACACTGCTGCTACAGTGAGAGAAAACCTATGTCGTTCGGTTATGgcgaaaaaaacacacacaggaaatgccTCTGTCGCGCTCACTTTCAACTGTGTTCCTTTGCTAGTGAAATTTGAGATTACTCCTTTGTCTAACGTTAACTGGCTTGAATGGAGCCATCTGAATGCTCCGTGTTCACGCTGACCAGCGCAAAAGTTTTCCCCGTGAACAAAAGAGAGCGATAACTCACCCATGATGTTCCCTGCCGCCTCAGTAACCGATCTTTCACAGATCGACATTCCCTTTCATGAATTCACGGCCACTCTTCAAGTCCCGACAGTCGTACGTATTTTTTTCCGCGTACTCTCAAACGCATCCAAATAGGGCGGCGCGCGAGCTGAACGTACTCTGGTTTTGGTGAATCGCCACAAGTGCAGTCTCGCGAGAATTCGCCAAGCCACACCAAAGAGATTTTTGGCATTCTTTGCAGCGAGGACAAGAATGGAATATGCATATCTTGAGTGGCCGTGCAAATTCATAGACATATAACCTGAAACTAGTCTCTCAAACTAAATCTTTTGCAAAATAGAAATGAACAGATAAAGACAACTTTTACAGATAGGCCTACCTCAATAGGCTATATAGGCTACAATGAATCCCTCAACAGTTATTCAAGTGAATCCAGAGAGCCAGTGCCCATGGTAAACCCCTCTACATATTTATCAAAAATGTGCATCCGgaaaatacatttttgcattagTCTACAAATGACTATTCGATGTCGGTTGCCGTCATAGCCTACATTGATTCGTGTCAACACAATGTCACACCACGGTCTAAAAAAATAGACGGTGCAGATTCGTTTATCTTAGCCTTCCATTCTTTAAGGTCTTACTCTACATCTAAGCACCACTCTTACAATGACCAACTAAATGTGTTTTCACTTGTTCAAAACAACTTGTCTAACTCCGCCATCTGTCTGTGATATTGAGAAGTTCATGGTAAGCAACAATTTGGCAACAAGGAAGCGAAGCGATTATGTTTGACAGAGATAATTGAATCCAATTAGGCCTAGCCGAAAACGGTACAAGCTCTCAAGCTAACTAATATAACAGCTATGTAGCGGCGAATGTTACCGTTGTCTTCAGGGTCAGTTTCCAGATAGAATGTCCAGTCCACTGTCGGCTGCTTCTCTGGCGGTAcggaagagaaggaggacagGCGATAAACTCTGCCTAATGGAATAGCCATGCCACATCCAGGATCCATGGTCAAGCAGCCTATTATTTGTCAAAACTTGCTGACCTTCGGGTTAAGTGGAAACTATAGTCTCTGAAGGCAAGCTTTCCATTTCATGAGAGATGTCACCAATAGGCCTACAAGGTTCAAGATTACATTCTAAAATAAGTAGGCTAACCTAGATTTGGTAAGGGATATTTTAACCGTTGTAGGCTATCCCCTGTCTTGGGGGCTTTGGTAGGGTAGGGCCTACCGCAATAAATTTGCAAGCCTGAACCTGAAGCAACCTTTATCATGAGGTGTACCGAAGACGCCAGTTCAGTAACATTCTACTGTTACTAGGAAACAATTAATTATTGAGTCATGCAGTGTAGTTTCTTGGAATTCTAGTTGAATCAatgattctagagcggagctcTACACAGGTGTGACAAAGGTATGAACCCATTATAAGAAActgagaaggggggaaaaacagtAGGCCTGTTCACTCTGTGGGACCCAAGGCTGCTAAGGCTAAGCTGGTTGCACCAATTCACCACTAATGCATACCCTTCAGCACTGAATCAGActttctttttactttttactctgGGCAGCCATCTAATTTGTGTCTAACCTCAAGGCAATATTTTGCATGTTGTAGgatcactgttcaacttcaagTTCacgtttattgtcatgtactcattattatttttttaatataagtaatgaaattcattgtgctcaagtgtccagaaataaattaaaaagaaaaataaataaatatatacctATAATAaaaaagaggggttggggagcaccaagggacacccaggagcaacaggggccAGGAAAATCCTTGGGCCAACCCAACTGGGGTtgtgctagtagagggagcatgtaagtgtgtgtgtgtgtgtgtgtgtgtgtgtgtgtgtgtgtgtgtgtgtgtgtgagggcaagggaatcctaagggcaggcatgtgtgtctggtagtggtagtgggtaaaaaagaggggggggggggttatagtggtgtactgtaggggttggagggttaaggggcagtgtatatgtgtaggggaagtgtgcatttgtgtgtgtgtgtgggggggggcagtgtgttgtatgtatgtggcataAAGgtgctggtaaggggcagtgtgtgtgtgttgggggggcacagtgtgctgtgtgtgtggggtagtggcatactgatgattcaaaggagggggcagtgtgttgtatgtatggcttaaagggaaactatgcaggattggcgatttcatcaccGGTTTCGCTTTAgtgtttcgttttcgctcgttttatgcttgcatatttctctgcagagcttccctacagctttagcgtgtatattttacaaaactcctcaatcggtcagtctgccgtgccttttcatgagacttcacatggcacttcctggagtagaccaTGTAAGTGCCATACACTTACCAGTGTTGGGGTAAGAATTGGACAACATTTAATTAATCATGGCATGATTTTGTGATCAGAGAGCACATtgttcaaaagggttgttctaatgtttcttaatcagtcatggatGTTTAGTGTGTAAAAACCTTTAACCAATGCAAGTGAGTCATTCCCTTTGAAATccagtagcctagtgcaaacAGTGCATCGTCAGCAGTGCAGTAATTTTGTGTCGACGATTCCTGGGACTCTGGAAGACCGGGCTGCACGagattggtgggcatgtagccccccAAGGATGAATGGATCATTTTGATCCGTTGCCAGAGCATTGTGGACTGCAGGCAAAGGCAAGAACTAGCCAAAtgggctgtgtgagtgtgctgtgtgttcaacTGAAACAAAACTAGACAGAGCTATCACACTGGGGCTAGGAGGGGGCGTCATGAGTAACAGTTGCCATTATAAAAGTGGATGTGAAATGCACAGGCTTACACACTTTGGGGCAAGAGAGGCATGAAGCTTCACTCTGACCAGGGAGACTTGATCAATGTCTCTGTACTTGTCTGATGTTGGCATTCAGGAGCAGGACGCAAGGGACTTTTTCTATTCTGAAGGCTTTCACAATGGGTTTTGTTTATATCATAGCTTGAATGAAATTACATTTTATGTTATGCTGGAAATCGATATTTTAAAACTACTGGCAGCATTTTTTGGTTTAATGAATGATGAAAAGAGATATCCAAAATTATCCTAGTTAGTAATATTGTTGTATCTAATGTcaacaaaattaaaaactagtTCAAATTAGCAGCATGGCCTCACCTACCTATATCATGTTGTGAAAGAGTTGGGCGGGGCTATcaaatgtgtgcatatatacatAGATAATGACTCATTTCCATAGTAATGAGTAAATacaacatttcagaaaacttatTTCTACATATTGTGAAAAACTGAGACTTTTACTTCAGTCTTATCCGATAGATTCATATTTAGAAGACTCAAACTTTAGAGGACCTCAAAATGCCTGCAGGGTTACAGAATGTTATTCTTGGCCCAGACTAAATGCATACAAGAATTCTGGCCTTTTCAGATCTATTAATTATAGTGACAGTGCGCCATCTCGTGTCCATTAAAATGCAATGACATTCTCTGGCAATGCCTAGCTCCCTCCAAAATCACAGATTGCGTGACGCCTGCGCGTTTACGCTGACCAGAGTTGCACACCTAAAAGAAATACCAaaaatatctacatttttttctcggTTGATTGGAGGGGTTTGAGAACCACTACAGCGTGTCCAAAATGAATGTCCCTTACCCCAGAAGGACAATAACTTAACATACGTGATTAAATATTGGGGTTGGCATTGGTGCAGTCGCCTATCTGGTCTGCAAAGGGGATTTGTGACCCCTCCTCGTGCGCTCCTGGTTCCAGGAAGTCGGTCGTCATGAAGTATCTTACTCCGCCCATCTACcatttttgagtgtgttttgaaCAAGCGTGAAACacaacgcacacagacagagccgCGGAAATGTCTAGGATCTACATAGGCAGGCTGAGCTATCGCGCAAGAGAGAAAGACGTGGAGAAGTTTTTCAAAGGTTATGGAAAAATACTGGAGGTCGATTTGAAAAATGGGTAAGTTCATATAAGGAAGAATAGCTTTCTGGCAATCGGTTAACGTTACGTATGCTAGCAGCCAACGTTAACGTCATTTGTGGCTGTGATTACAGGCCCAACGATTTGAGCCAAACAGAATGCGAATAATACATTTCAGGAGGAAATGTTCCGTTGACCGCAAAACTGTTCTTACATAAACTTACTAACGCATCATCTAAGCTAATTGAATGTAACCTACTCTAACACATCTTGGCCTTTGTCCTGATCAATGAACACCGACTGTAgctagctaatattagctaACTACTCACTTAGCTGCTCTAGCTAGTTTAAGTTAACGTTATCTAGGCCATCGAAGCACGCAATTGTAGCTATTTATCATGAATCTACCCGTTTCCTATCGTTGAGTTTAGTGCATCGGTAACTATTTGCTGTATttgtatattattatttttcgaAATTCTCCTACATGTCAATGTAGCCTGAATTCTGCTGATTTGTGTAATTGCCGCGTGTAGTTAGCATGCTAGCTAGTTGTCTAGCATGTAGCCGCCGGTTGCCTGCCATCTGCAACCACCAGAAAGCGCcactgatcacacacatacgtgtacgACGGCCATTGCTCTTGCAAGTTATCCATGGTTTAATCGAATGCTTCATTTATTCTCTCAATAATACAATCTTGCAATGACAAGTTTTATTAACGTATTTGCACATAGAGTACATTATCATACACACTAATCATAGCCTGTGCGGAATTACCAAAtcaaactcacatgtttgtTAACTTAAAGCATTTTAAAAGTTGTTGAAGcctcttttattttgtatttgtatgcAGAAATGTCTCACGAACTTCTATAATGACTTAGATAGTCCGAAAACACTTACATTATGTAAGTTCGTTAATTACTCATAGCTCCGCCAGAGGATCTTTGGCTCCGCTGTCCATTTGACTTTGTAGAGTTCTCTAGAATGATTAGAAGCATACATGTCAGTGTCAACGGATTTTCTCTTCATATCTACGAAGGTATGGGTTTGTTGAGTTTGACGACCCGAGAGATGCAGACGATGCTGTCTACGACCTCAACGGGAAGGACCTATGTGGCGAGAGGGTCATCGTAGAGCACACCAAAGGACCTCGTCGTGATGGGAGTTATggttctggtggtggtggtggtggtggaggcggcggcggcggaggaggaggcggcggcggtggtggtggctcTGGAAGAAGTAAGTGCCCCACAAGATCGTCCTAAACTTTGGGATTAGTAATTGGGCTCTAATTTATGGGTACTAGTATGCTCCATCAGCACTCGCATGCCCTTCTCGTTTGTCATTGGTGGCGACATGTGCGATTATTTCTCCAACAGAGATATAAACAGAATATTATGCAAGTCAGAATTCTGGAAGAATTAATTGAGCTGTGTCAACATTGACACTCTAAATATTATGCAAATAGATTCTATCCACTCCATATTCCATTGAGACATATATCTGACTATGATCATGAAGATggattgtttttctctctccaaaatAAAGAGGACCATTAGTGGTAGCCTAGTTGGCATCACAATGGACTTAAATTCTCATATTGTCAGAACAATATCCAAGACCTCAGTTTATTTTCAGGTCATTGTCCTGCAATAGAGGAAACATTATGGAAGCACATTTACAATTATTCATTTCCCTTTCATGGGCTGTGAACGTTTAGTATTTTACGTAGCCCATCAGTAAGTTAAAACatgggagagaggcagagatttCTTACAAGTACAATTGTTAAGATGCCTGGTCAGATGTCACACTCAACTGCTCCTCCTGGTTTTGATGACCGAACATGGCGGTTGGTACACAATGTCCTAGCTGGTCTCACTTTGGACTTGTAATGTAGATGTTGACCAGACATAGACTACTTGTCTGAGATGGATAGCTACGCACACTGGAGTCACCAATAGCAAACTGAGAAGCCTCATTGTGAATTGAGGGTTGTAAAAAGCTTTTGCAAGGCTCTTAATTAATTCACAGGACAATGAGGAGAATGGAGTTGATTAAAAGCAGAACATATTTGAATGCAGTTTAAACATTTTGATTGACCAAACGTGTTGCAGTAATTCCTGCCTatgttatataaatatattatataatcTTAATCTAACCATATTCAggcattcttctttttttaaaaatttgtTTCTTGTTTCTATATCAATACATATCTATATCTTAATTTGATATCTTTctctatatttatatatatttatattataaaCTATGACTTGTGCAAATAATAAAGCTAGAAATTTAACAAAGAACCTCAATGTTTTAATTGAAAGAGTCTGACTGCAAGCCCCCCTATTGCTGGCCATGGTGTCCCCCCTTTCCAAGAGTGTGGCTCTTTGACCAAAGTGGGCCCCTGGGCAGACCAAATATGGGAGCCATTGTGAAGACTGCTTTGCCCCGTTAGGCCGGGTGGTGAGGATGCCATGGGTTTAGACAGATGTGGGTTGAGCTCTTTTAGGTGcctgaaatatatatatttgtacatatatattcatatgtatttatttgtattgttttttggatttttgtttgtggtactttttttcccttctctttttAGTTTctttagtttcttttttttttattattattatttgttaagtgagatttgattagatttgATAGAAGAGAACTGTAAGTACTTAAGTATTTGGTTTTACTTAAGTAAGCAGTTTGTGGCTTGAAGTAATTGACCTTTTGTTTTGAGTCAGCATATTACAGTAGAGCATATAGGATGGTAAATGCAAAATAATGTAGATAACTGTGCAGTTTTCTTCTAAAACAACATGAATATTTGTTTTTTATCGTAAAACCTGCCTCCTTCCTAATTGCTTCAAGGTTTgttctttttattttgtaaattccTTTTGAATGAAATCCTTCAGAATCCATTTTCCTTTGATTTCTCAGTTTTCCTTTCAGAtatttgattgtgtgtatgtatgtatgtatgtatgtatgtgtgtgtgtgtgtgtgtgtgtgtctgtgtgagtgagtgtatatgtatgtgtgtgtgtgtgtgtgtgtgtgtgtcatatcaaGTGACTCTTGATATGATCTGCTGGTCTCCAACCCTAATGCCTGTTGTCCTTGTCACCTTGAAGGCAACTGGTATGGCAGGGGAGGGCGGGACCGGTATGGACCTCCCGTCCGCACCGACTACCGACTGATTGTGGAGAACCTCTCCAGTCGCTGCAGCTGGCAGGACCtgaaggtagtgtgtgtgtgtgtgtgtgtgtgtgtgtgtggagggggcacAGAGGGAGTTTGGGTGGGAGCATGCGGTAGCGTGACGTATGAAGCATTCGTTTGAAAGTGTTGTAAATCAATATTACAAGATTTTTTAAATCCAACACAATTACACAAAGTTTGAAATTGCTTGACTCATTTAACTAATCATTCAATTATTGCTATTGAATAGCTAATGCTAatcaataataatacatttgatttataAGCGCCTTTCAAGTCACCCAATGACACTACAATTAAAGGTTACGGATGTTCATCAGTACATATAGACAGGCATTGCAAGCACAGAGGACATTGTGCAATTAAACTGACTATATACAGATAGAGGCGCAGACTCGGGTAACACTGTGCACCAGAGGCTTTGTAAGAAACAAAAGCTAAAATTGTCTATAGCTTAACAACAACCGAGGCAAAATGATTGCCCAGCTCTGGCACACATTGCGGAGTTGGGCAAGTGTATTTTGAATCAAATTGTTGGCATTCAGTTTTGTACAtgtttagaatagaatagatagaATTGGGTACAGTAATTACTCACGTCCACTATATAAAATACCCTTGACCTACTGGTCAGATATACCTTTGCAGCTTTTTTAAAGGTTGGTttcactctgctctgctctcaaaACATGTATGACAAACAATTAAAAGCTCTATGTAGAGCTGCTAGAGGACTAACTATGCTTGTTAACTCCAGTGTTCCTGTGGGCGAAGTAATTCTTTCCCTTGCACATGACATTCATGTGGATTAACAGTGCAGGATTACTCGGTAGCTATACAAGAACTATTCTAGTTGTCCTATGCACTACAAGCAATAGGACATAATGGCTTTAAGCTCCTGTGTTTTTGATGTAGTATTGTATATTTAAAACCCTGAGTTACTGAGTGTAGTCGCTTACCCGTGTGTTGCTCGGTGCAGGATTACATGCGGCAGGCAGGTGAGGTGACGTATGCCGACACCAACCGGGGCCGGCGGAACGAGGGCGTGATCGAGTTCCGCCTGTACGCCGACATGAAGCGGGCTCTAGAGAAGCTGGACGGCACCATGGTGAACGGCCGCAAGATCCGCCTCATCGAGGACCGGCCTGGAGCTCGCCGCAGTCGCCGCTCCTACTCCCGCAGTCAGAGCCGATCCAGGTGAGGATGGgccatttattgtttattgGTATTTCCCCCAAATTGTTCGAGTTATTACACACTGTTAACCggttgtgtgtgagcgtgattCAAGATTTGGCTGGGTAAGGATAGTGAGAGTACTGAATTGGAACAGTTTGGTAGTTTGTCTCCTATGAAAGGAGAGCAATCTGTTCCTTTTAAAGAGATCAGTTGACCCTGATTTCTTCTCCCTGTTGTTGAAGTTActggaatctttttttttttttgctgaatatAAACATTAACTTCCTtaaggccatccttaaaaatacttttgtttgcagtaacagcccccccccaaaaaaattgggtcggtaggtaggcaaatattttttttttcaagattcaaggtaaaaaaaaaaagtacatttttggtcacggcgattttgttggtatgaatttaaaataatttgcatgttatatatatatatatatatatatatatacatatatctatatatatgtacatacacacacacacattacacaaactatattgccaaaagtattgggtcaccggccttgacccccatatgaacttcagtcacatcctattcttaatccatagggtttaatatgacgttggtccagtctttgcagctataacagcttcaactcttctaggaaggctttccacaaggtatatgcatgactgtgtacctgtgcaccaagcaaggtccatacagacatggatgacagagtttggtgtggaagaacttgactggcctgcacctgacctcaacccaatagaacaccgttgggatgaattaaaggggaCTGAGAGCCAGATTCCTTGTCCAACATTTCACGAATGcgtttctgaaagaatggtcaaaaatgctcATAAACACTCCTAAGccttggaaagccttcccagaaaagtcgaagctcttatagctgcaaaaggtggaccaatgtcatattaagccctatggattaagaataggatgtgactgaagttcatatgggggtcaaggcaggtgacccaatacttttggcaatatggtaatatttctgaacgtgacaaaaatcagcatactttatagagggtgcattaaccgtatgttatctgcacacctatgactagatccaatttgttgtaacaacacaaaaacactcttgcttaaattcttgctttataatgatctttaccttttgaattattctttgactatattgcccttctctgcttttatttgttacttgctttgtgtctaaagcacattgacctgtgtataaaatgtgctattcaaataaacttgacttgactaaaatgtaggctatagctttaaatatgctgtagcctactgtcagagaagtaaacaaaaaatatatcatatgaaaatccattatgaaaaaaagaatatgTTCATTTCAATGATTTTACTGGTAGCCTAACTAGATTATACGGTTTAGGCTACTTGCATCCACCGCTACGCCGTGTCAATGCAACCTACAAATCAGAGACATTACGTTGGTGTCTTTTCTCCACCAGTAGCTAGTTCTTAACCACTTGAAGAATAGCTGTCCTTGCTAGCCTGTAGTAGAACGATCCCTTAACGGGTCACTTAAATGTTTCAATCCAAAAGAAACCACTTAATGCTGGCACGTCCTCAATTTTTTGAGTTTCTTCCACCAAAACCTTAAGGTCTCATTTAAGCTAAGTCTGTTGACACGGTCACCGTTACACGAATGGGGAGAAGGGATGTGTCCGGGAAAATATCTGGACATAACTTCGTGCCAAGTCATCTAAATGTTCAAGTGTTTAATGCGTTTTCAGGTGGATAATAGTGCCCGAACTAGTATAAGTTTCGACGTTGACCGCGAACATTTTCTTGGCTACAGTCAAGCGCGAACCACTGCAGTGAATGAGACTGGAAGCATAGCCTGTAGCGCATGACAAACATAGACATATGACGCCACAGGTTTTTATTTGGAAGAAAGAACGCAGCGTACGTTTGTATGTAGgcaatttgtattcacaatacttaagaaaatctaatattattgtattgcatttgtattgggtgtttgaagaataataggcctaattaaaaaaaaatcggtcggtcttaacgcaatttgcaaccggcaagtcggtcggactagaggggggaaaaaataaatgtttgggtcggccctatattgacagggtcggtcgggttacggcaaacaagaatatttttaaggatggcctaaCTGCAGAGAACTGCTGAAAACAGGTTTTAGGGCATGGGGAAATGTCAAAGGCTTTAATttaccgtttgtgtgtgtgtgtgtgtgtgtgtgtgtgtgtaggtctcgCTCCAGAAGCAGGAGGTCACGGAAGAGCCGTAGCCACAGTGACAGTAGCAGCCGCAGTCGTTCCCGCTCCCGGTAAGCACTTTCTGATCAACGTGCAAGAGTGTCTCTTTTTGGGGTTTCTTTTATTACATGAATGTGTTCATGAGTATATCATAATATGATGTCCCATCATTGCTTCATGAAATCAGACTTCATCCTTCATCATTCGTTTGTCCAGGTGGTAAGCATATGATGTGTAGAGTTTGAGAGCAAGAGTGTAGCCCCCcccataattattattattgcattaACATCTGTCTAAAAAtatcatgcaaaaaaaaatcttggGAATTCATCTGTATTAAGTATTAACATGTATAGCTTTTTCGGTAGCAGAGGCTGCAAATGCACTAGATAGAaagaattaatgaatgaatatattgTGTATTATTATGCGGCATCCAAACAACaactcaaaaacaaacacagactggCTCGCCTCAGCTGGGTCAgtcggctggctggctggctggctgcagcTGACCGTCCCTGTAGAGCGGCCGTTGATCCTCATGCAGGGCCACGGGCACGTGCTGCCCAGGCTGTCTGAGTGATTAGCCATTCCCCTCCTGCAGCCTGTGTTCCACTGGCCATGCCCAGCATGCCAATCAACCCTGCCAGTCTCCACTGAGAACTCGGGCAGCATGCTTATTAACAAGACCAGCTGTAGCCTGCCACACCGGTCCACAGAGTGCAGAACTGGGCTGAATATGTTGGGAGCAGTTGACTAAATCTAAAGCCTTTAGCATGGTCCCGCGTCTGCGTCaggcgcacgcggcactgggcgtttgacgtgcgtcattttagacgcgtatacgaggcatactccaatgtctgtTGTCCTAaatgcgcgccagccgatcaaggTTAGCGCCTGCGCACTACAAATTAACTGTGATACTATGCTGTTGGAAGAGCAACGcctgaagaagagaagaaggtggGATGTGCGCCCACTCAACGAAGGAAGAcccagggaaggagtgttccacacttaTATACAAAAGATGCggctgttagatgaggagaagcacgATGAGTACTTTCGCAAgtctgctgaaaagtttgatgagttggttcgTCGCATCTCGCCATTTATCATAGTGACCAAAcaagtgttcttctgtctctgtttgctgcgttttaagcgttgtttctgtatgtgctccacctactggaggGGCATGtttacagcagttccgtttcacacatgcgcagtctacGTGTGAAGTGAcgcgcggtcttaaattttggtagactcaaaaacgcgacgcatgccgtaaaaattAGGCAATTCTcgtcacacactcaccagtgcCGCGTGACGCGTGACCATGCTAAAGCCTTAACAGCAGCCCACTGCAATGTACAGAACTGGGCTAAATGTATTGGGTATGGTCAAAACATCTACTACAGGTCCCCCCTACCTCTTAGATGCTCTTTATATCCATGCATCACATTCATTGAAGTTAGTTTAATCATAATGGTCTTGATTGGGAACTTTTTAGGCTATCAATCTGTTGAGCCTAATTTCATCGTTCTCACAAGCAGATT carries:
- the srsf4 gene encoding serine/arginine-rich splicing factor 4 gives rise to the protein MSRIYIGRLSYRAREKDVEKFFKGYGKILEVDLKNGYGFVEFDDPRDADDAVYDLNGKDLCGERVIVEHTKGPRRDGSYGSGGGGGGGGGGGGGGGGGGGGGSGRSNWYGRGGRDRYGPPVRTDYRLIVENLSSRCSWQDLKDYMRQAGEVTYADTNRGRRNEGVIEFRLYADMKRALEKLDGTMVNGRKIRLIEDRPGARRSRRSYSRSQSRSRSRSRSRRSRKSRSHSDSSSRSRSRSRQASRSRSRSVSKKGKAKGRHEEEERSNGAHKGRSGRDEARSRSKSRSRSRSRGSRGSRSRSPKSKHSKKEGKKGRKDKSRSRSRSRSRSRSRSRQRSASRSRSRSADKERSRKSVSKGRDAPKSDDEEAARPAAAAAAARASRSRSRSRSRSRSRSRSRSPMAANARAKSKSKSPSPSPAKARSRSESRSKSRSRSRSRSRSQS